GGCATCAATCCTTCCGATTACTACAACTACAGCTCAGCGCTTGTCGAGAAAAACTGGGCGATGGCGTTTGTCAGCGCCAGCCACGCGCAGGTTGACTGGATGCCGTGGACCGACATCGGCGGCAATCCGCGGGTGGGTCAGGAGGCGTATGCCGCCGCTTCGTACCTCATCAAATACGGCATGACCAACTTTTTCTGGCTGGTCGAAGCCGAAGGTCACAACAGCCGGAGCTTCGATGCGGAGCTTGCCAGCAAGGCGAAGTTCCTGATTTCCAACAACGTCATATTCGCCGGGCACTCGGTTGGCGGAGCGCATGCGCAGGCTGCGGCGTGCGGGTTCGATACCCTCCGGCAGATCGGCGCGAATCAGTGTCGTCCCTTCAATCCGGTGATCTACAACCGGGAGTTTTTGCCTGCATTCAGTATGCCGATGGCGAGCTGGAAAGAGGAGCATCGGGCCAATCCGGTCGGTCTCTTGATGCTTTCGCCGGTTGACCAGTCAGTTCCGCTGTTCATCCCCGGCATGAGCGACTATCGCGCTGCGCTCGCATCCCGCCCGATGCCGATGGCGATGATCACCGGCCAGTGCGATTGCGCGTGCCTCGACATGTCCCAGCCGCCAGCCTGGTCGGATAACGGCACCGAAAGCCAGTTCAGCCAGCTCACCGGCGGCGGCAAAGGCTCCTGGGTTGTGGCTTCGCAGGTGGAACGCGGCAGCCACTGCGGTTACCTGACCGACAAGAGTCCGCTGTGCAGCGTGGCCGACATGCCGAGCGAGTGCAAGCGCTGTCCCGAAGGTACAGCGTACAAGCCGATGGGTGCCGAAGCTGTTTTCACTTCGGAGATGTTCAGGAAGTTCATCGGCATCTATCCCGACGGCGGCGGATTCCAGGGCGGCTTCAGCGACTGGATCCAGAGCGATTTCATTACCTGGCTGAACCAGAAGAGTCCGTGCTGCGATCTGAACCTGATGCAGATGCCCGGCGGCGGCTACATCGACAACGTCCCGCCGGTGTAGGGAAAAGGAGATTGTTGTCTCGAAACGAAAGAGAGGTGCGTTTTTCTCGTGTCATTCTGAGTCCGTCCCGACCGCTGTCGGGGCGGGCAAAGAATCCGGAAAAGCCACGTAAAATATATTAAATCAGTCAATTATCGAGCTATTTGAAAAAAGGCTGGATTCTTCACTTCGTTCAGAATGACAGGAATACGCAAGATCAAAATGCTGTTGTGAATCTCTTTTAAGACCTTCATTTATGCCAAAGCGTCTGTCTCGATCATGATCTCGGGACAGACGCTTTTTTTTGTCGTGCCGAATCGCCTCAAACGCTGGCGTTGTGGCGGTCGATGAGCGCGAGCGCCTCTTCGGCGGAGTCGCAAACGTCGTAGAAGGCGCGGTAGCTCTCTCCAACCATCTTTTCCTTGGCGATGCGTTCGAAGAATTGCAGGAGCTGATCCCAGAAGCCGTCCACGTTCAGGAGAATGATCGGCTTCTCGTGGTGGCCGAGGTGCTTCCAGGTGAGGATTTCGAGGAACTCGTCGAGGGTGCCGAAGCCGCCCGGCAGGATCACGAAGGCGTCCGCCCAGCCGGTGAGCAGCATTTTGCGCTCGTGCATCGTTTCGACGACGCGCAGCTCGGTCAGCCCGTAGTGGGCGACCTCGCGCTCTTCGAGAAAGCGCGGAATGACGCCCCGCACCTGCCCGCCACAGCGCATGACGGCGTCGGCGGCGCACCCCATGAGGCCGACGTGCCCGCCGCCAAAGACCATGCCGATCTTTCGTTCGGCAAGTCCCCGGCCCAGCGCCTCCGCTTCGTTGAAATAGGGGTCCGGCGCGCGGTTGCTGGAGCTGCAATAGACGGTGACTGAACGGATCATGATGGGGTCTGTTTGTAGGTTCTGGTGATGCTGTCGGGCGAGCGGCGGTAGATGTAGCTCTCCGGCTGGTCGATTTTCAGGACGCGGAATCGCTGTGATGCGCGCTCCCAGAG
This genomic window from Chlorobaculum limnaeum contains:
- a CDS encoding TIGR00730 family Rossman fold protein, with the translated sequence MIRSVTVYCSSSNRAPDPYFNEAEALGRGLAERKIGMVFGGGHVGLMGCAADAVMRCGGQVRGVIPRFLEEREVAHYGLTELRVVETMHERKMLLTGWADAFVILPGGFGTLDEFLEILTWKHLGHHEKPIILLNVDGFWDQLLQFFERIAKEKMVGESYRAFYDVCDSAEEALALIDRHNASV